Proteins found in one Synechococcus sp. LA31 genomic segment:
- the ftsH gene encoding ATP-dependent zinc metalloprotease FtsH encodes MNQRWRTIALWVLPIGVALFLGWQVLGGGGNRLSAPNGPTVAPRNAAVARMSYGRFLDYVDAGRVTAVDIFDGGRTAVVEAVDPDLDNRVQRLRVDLPGLAPELVNNLKEQGISFDIHPPRQAPPALGLLGNLLFPLLLIGVLVFLARRGNGMPGGPGQAMQFGKTKARFAMEAETGVKFDDVAGVEEAKQDLQEVVTFLKTPERFTSVGAKIPKGVLLVGPPGTGKTLLAKAIAGEAGVPFFSLSGSEFVEMFVGVGASRVRDLFKRAKENSPCLIFIDEIDAVGRQRGAGVGGGNDEREQTLNQLLTEMDGFEGNSGIIIIAATNRADVLDSALLRPGRFDRQVQVDVPDIKGRLSVLKVHSRDKKLADDVSLEAIARRTPGFSGADLANLLNEAAILTARRRKEATSLAEIDDAVDRIIAGMEGKPLTDGRSKRLIAYHEVGHALVGTLVKAHDPVQKVTLIPRGQAQGLTWFSPDEEQMLVSRAQLRARIMGALGGRAAEDVVFGHAEVTTGAGGDIQQVASISRQMVTRFGMSEVGQLSLEAGNQEVFLGRDLMTRSDGSDASAARVDLAVRQIVQNCYEETVKLVADNRACMDRVVEVLIEKESLDGDEFRALVSEFAVIPEKERFSPFISDGEVVSDSTAEPETAQA; translated from the coding sequence ATGAATCAACGCTGGCGCACGATCGCTCTTTGGGTTCTTCCCATCGGCGTAGCCCTGTTTCTGGGCTGGCAGGTGCTAGGCGGCGGCGGCAACCGGCTCAGCGCTCCCAACGGCCCCACGGTGGCACCACGCAATGCCGCTGTTGCCCGGATGAGCTACGGCCGCTTTCTCGATTATGTGGACGCAGGTCGCGTCACAGCCGTCGACATCTTCGATGGAGGCCGCACTGCTGTGGTTGAGGCGGTAGACCCTGACCTCGACAATCGTGTGCAGCGTCTGCGCGTTGATCTGCCCGGCCTAGCACCGGAGCTGGTCAACAATCTCAAGGAGCAGGGCATCAGCTTCGACATCCACCCGCCGCGTCAAGCTCCACCGGCCCTCGGCCTGCTGGGCAACCTGCTGTTCCCGCTGCTCCTGATCGGCGTCCTGGTGTTCCTGGCCCGCCGCGGCAATGGCATGCCCGGGGGCCCCGGCCAGGCCATGCAATTCGGCAAAACCAAGGCACGTTTTGCCATGGAGGCCGAAACCGGGGTGAAATTTGACGACGTTGCCGGTGTTGAGGAAGCCAAGCAAGACCTCCAGGAAGTGGTGACCTTCCTCAAAACTCCGGAGCGATTCACCTCCGTGGGCGCCAAAATCCCCAAGGGCGTTTTGCTTGTTGGACCTCCTGGCACCGGTAAAACCCTGCTCGCCAAAGCGATTGCTGGCGAAGCCGGCGTTCCCTTCTTCTCGCTCTCCGGCTCGGAGTTCGTGGAGATGTTCGTAGGCGTAGGCGCGAGCCGCGTACGCGATCTCTTCAAACGGGCCAAGGAAAACAGCCCTTGTTTGATCTTCATCGACGAGATCGATGCGGTGGGCCGTCAGCGCGGTGCAGGTGTAGGCGGCGGCAACGACGAGCGCGAGCAAACCCTCAACCAGCTCCTCACCGAGATGGATGGTTTCGAGGGCAACAGCGGCATCATCATCATTGCGGCCACCAACAGGGCCGATGTGCTCGATTCGGCGCTGCTGCGACCAGGCCGTTTCGACCGGCAGGTCCAGGTCGACGTGCCCGACATCAAAGGGCGGCTTTCTGTGCTCAAGGTGCACTCCCGCGACAAGAAGCTGGCTGATGACGTGAGCCTTGAGGCCATCGCTCGCCGAACCCCAGGCTTCTCTGGTGCTGACTTAGCGAACCTGCTGAATGAAGCAGCCATCCTTACGGCCCGCCGTCGCAAGGAGGCCACCAGCCTGGCTGAGATCGACGACGCTGTGGATCGCATCATCGCCGGCATGGAAGGCAAACCCCTCACCGACGGCCGTAGCAAGCGCTTGATCGCGTACCACGAAGTGGGGCACGCCCTCGTCGGCACCCTGGTGAAGGCCCACGACCCTGTGCAGAAAGTAACCCTGATCCCTCGTGGCCAGGCTCAGGGTCTGACGTGGTTCTCCCCTGATGAGGAGCAGATGCTGGTGAGCCGTGCTCAGCTGCGCGCACGCATCATGGGAGCCCTTGGCGGCCGTGCTGCTGAGGATGTGGTGTTCGGCCACGCAGAAGTGACCACAGGCGCCGGCGGCGATATCCAACAGGTTGCCTCCATCTCCCGCCAGATGGTGACTCGTTTTGGCATGAGCGAAGTGGGTCAGCTTTCGCTCGAGGCTGGCAACCAGGAAGTTTTCCTTGGCCGTGATCTGATGACCCGCAGCGATGGCTCTGATGCCTCCGCCGCCCGTGTGGATCTAGCCGTGCGCCAGATCGTGCAGAACTGCTACGAGGAAACGGTGAAGCTCGTCGCCGACAACCGCGCCTGCATGGATCGGGTTGTGGAGGTGCTGATCGAGAAGGAAAGCCTTGACGGTGATGAGTTCCGCGCGCTGGTGAGCGAGTTCGCCGTCATCCCAGAGAAGGAGCGTTTCTCTCCATTCATCAGTGATGGAGAGGTGGTCAGCGACAGCACGGCCGAGCCCGAAACCGCCCAGGCCTAA
- a CDS encoding DUF2256 domain-containing protein codes for MGKGRPPSERPSKVCPVCGRPFSWRKKWATVWEEVIYCSDRCRKRR; via the coding sequence ATGGGAAAGGGGCGGCCACCGTCGGAGCGGCCCAGCAAGGTCTGCCCTGTGTGCGGCAGACCTTTTTCATGGCGCAAGAAATGGGCAACCGTTTGGGAGGAGGTGATCTACTGCTCCGATCGTTGCCGCAAGCGTCGGTGA
- the clpP gene encoding ATP-dependent Clp endopeptidase proteolytic subunit ClpP, which produces MIPIVIEESGRGERAFDIYSRLLRERIIFLGEPVTSESANRIVAQLLFLEAEDPEKDIFLYINSPGGSVYDGLGIFDTMQHIKPDVQTVCVGLAASMGAFLLCAGAKGKRSSLTHSRIMIHQPLGGARGQASDIRIQADEILYLKKKLNQELADRTGQPLSRIEEDTDRDFFMSPAEAAEYGLIDKVIDKRPVRAV; this is translated from the coding sequence ATGATCCCGATCGTGATCGAAGAGTCGGGCCGGGGCGAGCGGGCGTTTGACATCTATTCACGCCTCCTGCGCGAGCGGATCATCTTTCTGGGTGAGCCCGTGACCTCAGAATCCGCGAACCGGATCGTGGCCCAGCTGCTCTTCCTTGAAGCGGAGGATCCTGAGAAGGACATTTTCCTCTACATCAATTCACCTGGTGGATCGGTGTACGACGGCCTGGGCATCTTCGACACGATGCAGCACATCAAGCCTGATGTGCAAACCGTGTGCGTGGGTCTGGCCGCCTCGATGGGTGCATTTTTGTTGTGCGCCGGCGCCAAGGGCAAACGCAGCAGCCTCACGCACTCCCGCATCATGATCCACCAGCCACTCGGTGGTGCGCGCGGTCAAGCCAGCGATATCCGCATCCAGGCCGACGAGATTCTGTATCTCAAGAAAAAGCTCAACCAAGAGCTTGCCGATCGCACTGGTCAGCCTCTGAGCCGCATCGAGGAAGATACCGACCGTGACTTCTTCATGTCTCCCGCTGAAGCAGCGGAGTACGGCCTGATCGACAAGGTGATCGATAAGCGTCCGGTGCGTGCCGTCTAA
- the psb29 gene encoding photosystem II biogenesis protein Psp29, protein MGVSLTVADSKRAFHSAFPYVIAPIYRRLVDELLVELHLLSHQKGFQPDGLFAVGLTQVFDSFSSGYRPENQREPLFLSLCSANGFDGAALRSQAEQARQQVGHHSLEEIKGWLSSQGQGAPELIASLLKSVQREDFHYSRLVAVGLLSLLQSAQGADALDPQALRNAAHEIGEAMGLIKDRVDKDLGLYSTNIEKMSQAVELMEETLAAERRRRERATEGSPT, encoded by the coding sequence GTGGGCGTGAGCCTCACCGTTGCCGACAGCAAGCGTGCTTTCCACAGCGCCTTCCCCTATGTGATCGCGCCGATCTACCGCCGTTTGGTGGATGAGCTGCTGGTGGAACTACACCTGCTCAGCCATCAGAAGGGCTTTCAACCCGATGGGCTGTTTGCGGTGGGGCTCACACAGGTGTTTGACAGCTTCTCAAGCGGGTACCGACCGGAGAACCAGCGTGAGCCCTTGTTCCTGTCCCTGTGCAGCGCCAACGGCTTCGATGGTGCCGCCCTGCGCAGTCAGGCTGAGCAAGCCCGCCAACAGGTGGGGCATCACAGCCTCGAGGAGATCAAGGGGTGGCTCTCCAGCCAGGGCCAGGGAGCTCCTGAGCTGATCGCCTCCTTATTGAAGAGCGTGCAACGCGAAGACTTCCACTACTCACGCCTGGTGGCCGTGGGTCTGCTCAGCTTGCTGCAAAGCGCTCAGGGTGCCGATGCCCTCGATCCCCAGGCCCTGCGCAACGCCGCCCACGAGATCGGTGAAGCCATGGGATTGATCAAGGATCGTGTGGACAAAGATCTCGGCCTCTACTCCACCAACATCGAGAAGATGAGTCAGGCGGTCGAGCTGATGGAAGAAACCTTGGCCGCTGAACGCCGCCGCCGCGAACGGGCCACCGAAGGCAGCCCTACCTGA
- a CDS encoding CofH family radical SAM protein — protein sequence MSEPWAWLEASAWQASETVLVSPDRPRDGAPEHSLWDLHQQQDLQELLSASPSSDRSFALAHRLLSLPASGLLREQADQLRRELVGETVTYVVNRNLNYTNHCLQHCSFCAFRRDPGASGAYWHSFETLQARAEEARALGATELCIQGGLNPEARLDGSALHYYQALLEALSEAAPGLHLHAFSPQELLFIAEQDQIPLQTVIDGLKASGLGSIPGTAAEVLSESVRARLCPEKLSARQWCAVVLQVHRSGLPSTATLMAGHLESTADRAAHLLTLVALQQAAWQHQHSGFSEFVLLPFIGAQAPAALRQRVGRDQPDQGSMLALTAQARLLLGAWFPNHQPSWVKLTLAGATEALRWGCNDLGGTLMEESITSAAGALGGTAQTPEALRRAAVSLQRPVRERTTLYTAVPACA from the coding sequence GTGAGCGAGCCCTGGGCTTGGCTCGAAGCTTCGGCGTGGCAGGCCTCTGAAACGGTTCTGGTTTCCCCGGACCGACCACGTGACGGAGCGCCTGAGCACTCCCTCTGGGATCTGCACCAACAGCAGGATCTTCAAGAGCTGCTCAGCGCTTCACCATCCAGCGATCGCTCCTTTGCGTTGGCTCATCGGCTGCTGTCACTGCCAGCCAGTGGACTCTTGCGTGAGCAAGCCGACCAGTTGCGTCGTGAACTTGTGGGTGAGACCGTCACCTACGTGGTGAATCGCAATCTCAATTACACCAATCACTGTCTGCAGCACTGCAGCTTCTGCGCGTTTCGCCGGGATCCAGGCGCCAGTGGTGCCTACTGGCACAGCTTCGAGACCCTGCAGGCTCGCGCCGAAGAGGCCCGCGCTCTCGGTGCGACCGAATTGTGCATCCAAGGCGGATTGAATCCGGAGGCTCGGCTAGATGGTTCTGCACTGCACTACTACCAAGCCCTCCTGGAAGCGCTAAGTGAGGCGGCTCCGGGACTGCATTTGCATGCCTTTTCTCCTCAGGAATTGCTGTTTATCGCGGAGCAGGATCAGATTCCTCTGCAGACCGTGATTGATGGCTTAAAAGCCTCTGGCCTTGGCTCGATTCCTGGCACGGCGGCCGAAGTGCTGAGCGAATCGGTGCGTGCTCGGCTCTGCCCGGAGAAGCTCTCAGCGCGGCAATGGTGTGCCGTGGTGTTGCAGGTGCACCGTAGTGGTTTGCCCAGTACGGCAACCCTGATGGCCGGTCATCTCGAATCCACAGCCGATCGAGCTGCCCACCTACTCACCTTGGTGGCTTTGCAGCAAGCGGCCTGGCAGCATCAACACAGTGGTTTCAGTGAGTTCGTGCTGCTTCCCTTCATCGGCGCGCAGGCTCCAGCCGCCCTGCGTCAGCGGGTAGGGCGCGACCAGCCTGATCAGGGCTCCATGCTCGCTCTTACGGCCCAGGCACGCCTGCTGTTGGGGGCTTGGTTCCCCAACCATCAGCCCAGTTGGGTGAAGCTCACCCTTGCTGGTGCAACCGAAGCGCTCCGCTGGGGGTGTAACGATTTGGGGGGCACCTTGATGGAAGAGAGCATCACCAGCGCTGCCGGTGCTCTGGGCGGCACCGCCCAGACTCCAGAAGCGCTGCGCCGCGCCGCGGTGTCTTTGCAGCGGCCCGTGCGCGAGCGCACCACCCTCTACACCGCTGTGCCGGCGTGCGCCTGA
- the petN gene encoding cytochrome b6-f complex subunit PetN produces MLITAGWAALCAVFTFSIAMVVWGRNGDGTINF; encoded by the coding sequence ATGTTGATCACCGCAGGTTGGGCAGCTCTCTGCGCCGTCTTCACCTTCTCGATCGCCATGGTGGTTTGGGGTCGTAACGGCGACGGCACCATCAACTTCTGA
- the clpS gene encoding ATP-dependent Clp protease adapter ClpS, whose protein sequence is MAQQAVQERQRVEARYPEGRVIVLDDDRNTFQHVVEVLVRYIPGMNPDRAWELAHQIDGQGSAVVWSGPLEQAELYHQQLAAQGLTMAPVERC, encoded by the coding sequence ATGGCACAGCAGGCGGTACAAGAGCGGCAGCGCGTGGAAGCTCGCTATCCCGAGGGCCGCGTGATCGTGCTCGACGACGACCGCAACACCTTCCAGCACGTGGTGGAGGTTCTCGTGCGTTACATCCCAGGCATGAATCCTGATCGAGCCTGGGAGCTGGCCCACCAGATCGACGGCCAGGGATCGGCTGTGGTCTGGAGCGGGCCTCTAGAGCAGGCGGAGCTCTACCACCAGCAGCTCGCTGCTCAAGGTCTAACGATGGCACCCGTGGAGCGATGCTGA
- a CDS encoding DUF2103 domain-containing protein has product MGRLVITHSTYLEGLIPLLKCLVRDPAIDTITPAVIARVRGRAPELRLRVSTPITGGWKLVARRGSSAQEVFVVTGLTSEDLQAKIQQALSR; this is encoded by the coding sequence ATGGGGCGGCTGGTGATCACGCACAGCACCTACCTGGAGGGTCTGATCCCTCTGCTCAAGTGCCTTGTGCGCGATCCAGCCATCGACACGATCACCCCAGCCGTCATTGCCAGGGTGCGCGGCAGAGCGCCGGAACTGCGTTTGCGGGTGTCCACACCGATCACCGGCGGCTGGAAGCTCGTGGCCCGACGAGGCAGCAGTGCTCAGGAGGTGTTTGTGGTGACCGGGCTCACAAGTGAAGACCTCCAAGCCAAAATTCAGCAAGCACTGAGCCGCTGA
- a CDS encoding SMP-30/gluconolactonase/LRE family protein: MTSARSCNVKLLCEAGNIVGESIVWDDRSHRLVWIDILGQRIHRFDPASGTLESWRPPDFPTSIGLCKNGGAIVGLLRDIQLWDFNSTWVALAIPEPHMPKNRLNEGCVAPDGSFWVGTMCNNFLPDGTPVATNACTGAYYRVSASGLVSRLLPNAHGIPNTMVWTDDGRFLTADTTLNEIRSYRLTSLGELTDPQPFAESFPRGLPDGSCLDQDGFLWNCRVVGGSCVVRFAPDGTVDCVIDLPCSWPTSCTFGGPDLDVLYVTSARFTMDSQHLAANPQEGGIFSLSPGVRGRRSYRYG, from the coding sequence ATGACATCCGCTCGTTCTTGCAATGTCAAGCTGCTGTGTGAGGCTGGCAACATCGTGGGCGAGAGCATCGTCTGGGACGATCGATCCCACCGCCTTGTGTGGATCGACATCCTCGGCCAACGCATCCACAGATTCGACCCCGCTTCCGGCACGCTCGAATCATGGCGACCGCCCGATTTCCCTACGTCGATTGGTCTTTGCAAGAATGGGGGAGCCATCGTGGGGCTGCTCCGCGATATTCAGCTCTGGGATTTCAATTCCACCTGGGTTGCCTTGGCAATTCCGGAGCCTCATATGCCCAAGAATCGCCTCAACGAGGGCTGTGTTGCGCCGGATGGCTCCTTTTGGGTCGGCACGATGTGCAACAACTTTCTTCCCGACGGAACGCCCGTTGCCACCAACGCATGCACAGGTGCCTATTACCGCGTCTCCGCCTCAGGCCTGGTCAGCCGCCTTCTCCCGAATGCCCATGGCATCCCGAATACGATGGTGTGGACAGATGACGGTAGGTTTTTAACCGCTGATACAACCTTGAACGAGATTCGTTCCTATCGACTGACGTCTCTCGGTGAACTCACGGATCCCCAACCATTTGCTGAATCTTTTCCAAGGGGGCTTCCCGACGGTTCATGTCTTGATCAGGACGGTTTTCTTTGGAATTGCCGCGTTGTTGGTGGGTCTTGTGTTGTTCGCTTTGCGCCTGATGGAACGGTCGACTGCGTGATCGATCTTCCCTGCTCGTGGCCGACAAGCTGCACATTTGGCGGTCCAGATCTTGACGTGCTGTATGTCACCTCCGCACGCTTTACGATGGATTCACAACACCTTGCTGCTAATCCTCAAGAAGGTGGCATCTTCTCTTTGAGTCCAGGTGTGCGTGGTCGCCGCAGTTATCGTTATGGCTAA
- a CDS encoding 5-(carboxyamino)imidazole ribonucleotide synthase, producing MGAARSVGIVGGGQLAWMLAEAARHRGVELHVQTPGANDPAVPLATSVVQADVRDVAATRELARRCRAISFENEWVDLDGLAPLAAEGACFLPDLQALRPLVCKRSQRELLNRFNLPSPAWFPLAQVHERPEPEPTSPVPEGQRPQQSPQDLGPMLPQGFAYPLMAKASSGGYDGKGTVVLRSDTDLEALLERVDSNGWIVEEFVSFELELAVVAARDQFGDVVCLPVVQTHQHHQVCDWVLAPFETSHALQQAARNMAASLLTALNYVGVLSIEFFYGPRGLIINELAPRTHNSGHYSIEACDQSQFDLQLLCVAGEPVTEPQLLMPGALMVNLLGFEQRSADDPHCSYDQQRQALADLPDVHLHWYGKAGSSPGRKLGHVTVLLQQHDPQARRQEAMQRLEQVRQIWPLPQEPKTA from the coding sequence ATGGGCGCTGCTAGGTCGGTTGGAATCGTGGGAGGCGGTCAGCTGGCCTGGATGCTGGCCGAAGCGGCTCGCCATCGCGGTGTGGAGCTGCATGTTCAGACGCCCGGAGCCAACGACCCTGCTGTGCCCTTGGCTACGAGTGTGGTGCAGGCGGATGTGCGCGATGTGGCGGCCACCCGGGAGTTGGCGCGGCGGTGCAGGGCGATCAGCTTTGAAAACGAGTGGGTGGATCTCGATGGCTTAGCCCCGTTGGCCGCCGAGGGTGCGTGCTTCCTGCCCGATCTCCAGGCACTACGGCCGCTGGTGTGCAAACGCAGCCAGCGCGAGCTGCTCAACCGCTTCAACCTGCCCTCCCCGGCCTGGTTCCCCCTGGCTCAAGTGCATGAACGCCCTGAACCCGAACCCACGTCCCCAGTGCCTGAGGGGCAACGGCCTCAACAGTCTCCGCAGGATCTGGGCCCGATGCTGCCTCAAGGCTTTGCGTATCCCTTGATGGCTAAGGCCAGCAGTGGTGGTTATGACGGCAAAGGCACGGTTGTGCTCCGCAGTGATACCGATCTAGAGGCCTTGCTCGAGCGGGTCGACTCCAACGGCTGGATCGTTGAGGAGTTCGTGAGCTTTGAGCTTGAGCTGGCTGTGGTGGCGGCCCGTGATCAGTTCGGTGATGTGGTGTGCCTGCCGGTGGTGCAGACCCATCAGCACCATCAGGTGTGCGATTGGGTGTTGGCGCCATTTGAGACCAGCCATGCCTTGCAACAGGCTGCGCGCAACATGGCCGCTTCGCTGCTGACAGCCCTCAACTACGTGGGGGTGCTTTCAATCGAGTTTTTCTATGGCCCTCGTGGGCTGATCATCAACGAGCTCGCGCCCCGCACTCACAACTCAGGTCATTACTCGATCGAGGCTTGCGACCAAAGCCAGTTCGATCTGCAGCTGCTCTGTGTGGCCGGTGAGCCGGTCACAGAGCCCCAGCTCCTGATGCCTGGAGCCTTGATGGTGAACCTGCTCGGGTTTGAGCAACGCAGTGCTGATGATCCCCACTGCAGCTACGACCAGCAGCGCCAAGCCCTTGCAGACCTCCCAGACGTTCATCTGCACTGGTATGGCAAAGCTGGCTCTTCTCCGGGCCGCAAGCTTGGTCATGTGACTGTGCTGTTGCAGCAGCACGACCCCCAGGCTCGGCGCCAGGAAGCGATGCAGCGCCTAGAGCAGGTGCGGCAGATCTGGCCCTTGCCTCAAGAGCCGAAAACGGCTTAG
- a CDS encoding carbohydrate ABC transporter permease, with product MAERSPRIGASSATAWGFLTPGLVLICLSVLIPAAMALVMSFTQSGLDVSEPLQFVGLANIRRLLSDPMFFKVLGTTLLYLVGVVPPVVLGSLALAVLVNRQLPGIHWFRAAFYTPVLVSIVVAAIAFRWLYAETGLINGWLSALVPGGFKPIGFLTNPLLALPSVMVVTLWKGLGYYMVIFLAGLQGISADLYEAAELDGSEGWRKHLDITLPLLRPYVTLVAVISAIAATKVFEEVYLMTQGGPADATKTLVYYVYDQAFAELEISYACTVGLALFVIVLLLSLVRFAFAGDKGFS from the coding sequence ATGGCTGAGCGTTCCCCCCGCATCGGTGCGTCCTCCGCAACCGCCTGGGGCTTTCTGACCCCGGGCCTAGTTCTCATCTGCCTCTCGGTGTTGATTCCGGCGGCCATGGCTTTGGTGATGAGCTTCACCCAGAGCGGCCTGGATGTGAGCGAGCCGCTGCAGTTCGTGGGTCTGGCGAACATCCGCCGCCTGCTCAGCGACCCGATGTTCTTCAAAGTGCTCGGCACAACCCTGCTTTACCTGGTGGGTGTGGTTCCCCCGGTGGTGCTCGGCTCGCTGGCCCTGGCGGTGCTGGTGAACCGCCAGCTCCCTGGCATTCACTGGTTTCGAGCTGCTTTCTACACGCCGGTGCTGGTGTCGATTGTGGTGGCGGCGATCGCCTTTCGCTGGCTCTATGCCGAAACCGGCCTGATCAACGGATGGCTCAGCGCCCTGGTTCCGGGTGGGTTCAAGCCGATTGGCTTCCTCACCAATCCGTTGCTGGCATTGCCCTCAGTGATGGTGGTAACCCTCTGGAAAGGCCTCGGTTACTACATGGTGATTTTCCTCGCCGGCCTGCAAGGCATCAGCGCCGATCTTTATGAGGCGGCGGAGCTGGATGGCAGCGAGGGATGGCGCAAACACCTCGACATCACCCTGCCGCTGCTACGCCCCTACGTGACCTTGGTGGCGGTGATTTCAGCAATCGCCGCCACCAAGGTGTTTGAGGAGGTGTATCTCATGACCCAGGGCGGGCCGGCTGACGCCACCAAAACCCTCGTTTACTACGTGTACGACCAAGCGTTCGCTGAACTGGAGATCAGTTACGCCTGCACAGTGGGTCTGGCTTTGTTTGTGATCGTTTTATTGCTTAGCTTGGTGCGCTTCGCCTTCGCTGGCGACAAAGGTTTCAGCTGA
- the recQ gene encoding DNA helicase RecQ: MGDLFRSASRTMLSSPAPRTSDPLEVLQRVFGYASFRGPQEAIVRHVIGGGSGLVLMPTGGGKSLCYQVPALCRPGLAVVISPLIALMQDQVEALQQLGIAAAALHSGLETGESQQVWRQLSDGQLDLLYVSPERLLSGDLLERLGSAPLALFAIDEAHCVSQWGHDFRPEYRQLDQLAQRFPQVPRLALTATADPRTQVDIRERLQLQQGEIFLASFDRPNIRYLLRHKQSGNAQLLQFLAEHRGESGIVYARSRSRVDRVAAELKAAGYDAIGYHAGMDSETRRQALQRFRLGSGVVVVATIAFGMGIDKPDVRFVAHVDLPKSLEAYYQETGRAGRDGLPAVAWMAHGAGDIPQLRRFIDDSGASEEQKRIEHGKLEALIAYSEASGCRRQVLLRHFGETLAEPCNNCDGCLEPQQRSDCRVATQKALSAVYRTGQRFGAAHVVDVLLGGNTERIRTLGHDQLSVYGIGKELDRGQWRALLRQLVSLGALLSPAEAKGGLCFGAPELVQPLLKGERELELVLPPPAKEQRRRGASSGFVTDVAVAADDPLLTALKTWRRDQAREQGVPPYVVFHDRTLVELAVIRPGSLSELGGVSGIGSAKLERYGAALLEVLEAGR; encoded by the coding sequence GTGGGAGATCTCTTCCGATCAGCCAGTCGCACCATGCTGAGCAGCCCGGCCCCGCGGACCAGCGATCCGCTGGAGGTGCTGCAGCGGGTGTTCGGTTACGCCAGCTTCCGCGGCCCGCAGGAAGCCATCGTGCGGCACGTGATTGGCGGTGGATCAGGCCTGGTGCTGATGCCCACCGGCGGCGGCAAATCGCTCTGCTATCAAGTGCCGGCGCTGTGCCGCCCTGGGCTGGCGGTGGTGATCTCGCCACTGATCGCCCTGATGCAAGACCAAGTGGAGGCCCTGCAGCAGCTCGGGATTGCTGCCGCCGCCCTGCATTCCGGCCTGGAGACAGGCGAAAGCCAACAGGTGTGGCGGCAGCTGAGCGACGGGCAGCTGGATCTGCTTTACGTGTCGCCGGAGCGGCTGCTGAGCGGTGATTTGCTGGAGCGGCTGGGATCCGCACCGCTGGCCCTGTTCGCCATCGATGAAGCCCATTGCGTGTCGCAGTGGGGGCACGACTTCCGGCCTGAATACCGACAACTCGATCAACTAGCGCAGCGCTTTCCCCAAGTGCCGCGGCTAGCCCTCACCGCCACCGCCGACCCGCGCACCCAGGTCGACATTCGCGAGCGGCTGCAACTGCAGCAGGGCGAGATCTTCCTCGCGAGCTTCGATCGACCGAACATCCGCTATCTGCTGCGGCACAAACAAAGCGGCAACGCGCAGCTGCTGCAGTTTCTGGCGGAGCACCGCGGCGAATCAGGGATCGTGTACGCCCGCTCCCGCAGCCGGGTGGATCGCGTGGCTGCGGAACTCAAGGCCGCTGGCTACGACGCCATCGGCTACCACGCCGGGATGGACTCTGAAACGCGGCGCCAGGCGCTGCAACGCTTCCGACTGGGCAGCGGCGTGGTGGTGGTGGCCACGATCGCCTTCGGCATGGGCATCGACAAACCCGACGTGCGCTTTGTGGCCCATGTGGATCTGCCCAAGAGCCTTGAGGCTTATTACCAGGAGACAGGCCGGGCGGGCCGTGATGGCTTGCCGGCGGTGGCCTGGATGGCCCATGGCGCCGGCGATATCCCCCAGCTGCGCCGCTTCATCGACGACTCCGGCGCCAGTGAGGAGCAGAAACGGATCGAGCACGGCAAGCTCGAGGCCCTGATCGCCTACAGCGAAGCCAGCGGCTGCCGGCGCCAGGTGCTGCTGCGCCACTTCGGCGAAACCCTGGCCGAACCCTGCAACAACTGCGATGGCTGCCTGGAACCCCAGCAGCGCAGCGACTGCCGCGTGGCCACTCAAAAAGCACTATCGGCGGTGTATCGCACCGGCCAACGCTTCGGAGCGGCCCATGTGGTGGACGTGCTGCTCGGCGGCAACACCGAGCGCATCCGCACGCTCGGGCACGACCAGCTGAGCGTGTACGGGATCGGCAAGGAGCTGGACCGAGGCCAGTGGCGTGCCCTGCTGCGGCAGCTGGTGAGCCTCGGGGCCTTGCTCTCGCCGGCGGAAGCCAAGGGTGGGTTGTGTTTCGGTGCGCCCGAGCTGGTGCAACCGCTGCTGAAAGGCGAGCGGGAGCTGGAGCTAGTGCTGCCGCCACCAGCGAAGGAACAACGCCGCCGCGGAGCCAGCAGCGGATTCGTTACCGATGTGGCCGTGGCTGCCGACGATCCCCTGTTGACCGCCCTCAAAACCTGGCGACGCGACCAGGCGCGCGAGCAGGGCGTGCCGCCCTATGTGGTGTTCCACGACCGCACCTTGGTGGAGCTGGCGGTGATCCGTCCCGGCTCTCTCAGCGAACTCGGCGGCGTGAGCGGCATCGGCAGCGCCAAGCTGGAGCGCTATGGCGCAGCACTGCTGGAGGTGTTGGAAGCAGGTCGTTGA